In the genome of Populus trichocarpa isolate Nisqually-1 chromosome 10, P.trichocarpa_v4.1, whole genome shotgun sequence, the window AAATggatttgaaagaaaaggagaaaacaagTATTCTCCCAGGAGAGGTTAGCAGCAATGCATTGACCACTGTACGAGTACGTAATAttccataaaaaacataaaaaaggtaATGACATGTAGCGTAGCTAGCTTGGGGCTATGACTTCCCTATCCACCCAAACCTAACAACAAACAATAGCCCACTCGCGCACACGTGAGTATGTTATCTGATCAAGTCAACGCCTCATGCGCCGCGCCCCCCATTTATTTTGAACCGTGTGGACTAGCCCAATAAAACTACTATTTACTTCTACTACCACCACACCGCACCATACCAtagaatagaataataaaatcatgagcCAGGAAACGACACAGAAAGGACACGTACGTAGCATAGAGATGCCGACGCGTCCATTACACATCTTTGTGACGAACTAACCTTAATgttttcttaacataaaaaacatataaattcaGACACATTCATCTATCCATCTCTATATATAGCAGTTCTAGATAGATCCATATAGCGATTTATTAGATAAAAGTCCAAAACATTTTTCAGGGACCAAAGCAAACCATTCTTTGTGATCTCTTGTAATCTTCTATATTAGGCTTTTGCTTCGCTGTTGTGACCAGCCAAACCAGCAAGCCTTCCAGCCTCATTCTTGTACCGGTTCTTAATTTCTATTCAACCCCCACAGTGTGTTTATCTAGGAATATTTAGAACCTATCTTTCTTTTGTTACTGGTAGATGTTTTTGGAAACTAAACTGAAAGTCAGTCCTTTACCGTAGTTTTCTTAACCGAAGGATTTTTTAAGGCCACCTTTCTTTTTAACTCAAAGCTCTCGAAAATGGCGTGTTTGGTAGCTCGATCAGGGAGGGAGCTGCAGAGGTATGATAACCTGGGCCGCCGCCAAGTAGTTGGGTGAGtcttaattttccttttctcatcttttattttctggATTTTAGTATTGAGATTGCGTAACTGCGTGGCCCCATGAGTTTTCCTTCTCGATGACGGCGgcctttctctctttgtttgatAGCAGaagagttttttcttcttctgtttttttttgcccttttctttGGCGTGGCCCCCATTTATGCTCGCTTGTCCTTCATGGACATTATATGTTGTTTTCGTCTCCTTTTGATTCCTTgattcaaataaacaaatcatGATTAAgttgcttatattaattaatcagaaATATCTCTTATTATGTTATTGAATGTTTGAAATTTCAGATGCATTCCATATCGATTCAAAAATTGTAGTGATGGTTCCGTTGGTGATGAATTGGAAGTACTAGTTATCACTTCACAGAAGGGGCAAGCCCGAGGAATGATGTTCCCTAAGGtatacaaaaaattcaaaaatggcTTCGCATTTTTCCTCTCATATATCAAGGGCCTAAAATTGCATCACTGATTATGCTTTAACATACATGTTACCTTCTGGCTTGTCAGGGTGGTTGGGAACTTGATGAATCTGTGGAAGAAGCAGCTTCCAGAGAATCGCTTGAAGAAGCCGGGGTTCTTGGCAATGTTGAGGTTGGTGTCTATTAAGCCAACTGTAAATTAATAACCACTGTAATTTtggtcttctttttttgatattatatattggtatggtttttaaattttgtttttaatatggaTGCTTATACATGGCAGGATGGACTAGGGAAATGGAACTTTTTAAGCAAAAGACATGGCACATTTTATGAAGGATATATGTTTCCTTTGCTTGTGACAAAGCAACTTGATCTTTGGCCGGAGAAGAATGTCAGGCAAAGAATTTGGGTATGTTGCTTTAATTTCTTCTGCTGCGCCATATATGTTAAATAATTTGCCACAATATTGTGtgctaataatattattatccgTGACAACAGATGACTGTGGATGAAGCCAGAGAAGTTTGTAGGCATTGGTGGATGAAGGAAGCCTTGGACATGTTAGTTGAGCGGCATAAATCTCTGCAACAACAGAACGAAGAGCATATGCTATCGTGCTCTCTGAGATAGAAAAGATTAGATTAATTCTACATAACACATATATTCCCAAGTCTCAACGCACCATGTCTTCATGGAAGCATGCAGAAGACGGATCAAGATCGAACTAGTAAACAGAACTACCCGTTGTTCTTTACTGTAGgctctaataataattaaaccgAAGCAGGGAAAAGTAGCTGAAAAATGTAAAATGTAAATGTTAATTTCTCTGGTGAGATAATATATCCTTTACTTTCCATGTAAGGAGCTATTTGAATACTATGTGTTCATACTTCCTCCCGTCTTTTAATTTGTCTGCTATATAAACCTGAGTAAAGACACCTTGATGTCATACAGAGTTCATCAAATTAAGCCCTGTCCCTACAGCTTGATACAATCTTTTTGCCATtgcaacacacacacacacacacacacgacaTTTCCAGAACTTTATTTCTGTTCCGTAATAAAATTCCTCCTGATGAAAACCACTGCCTTGACTGGTATCGTTGCTGTTTGCCACAGACTTAACTGTGATGAGGACCCGAAACgtattttgttagttttttggCCTGGAATCAAGATGAACGAAGCATCTTGTTAATTACGAAGACAACGAATATGTTGGAGTAGAGAATTCTAAGTAGAGGTGACGTGCAGCCACTAATCAATTTCCAGGCATCAGATTCTATGCCCCCTCTCAATGCCCTTCCTTTTCATCTACCAATTTTTGCAACGAGACAGCCAATGGTTTCATAGCACATGGCCAACCTGAAAACATTTGACAGGTTGTAGCATGAACGGAACTGTAGatgtcaaaatgaaaaaaaaaattaggataagcttaaaaataaaataataaaggaaaCGCTATAGAGATAGAACATAATATTTGAGgatgcaaaataaatatttcttaataataattttaaatttaaattctcaaTGTTTAGGACTAAACTGTAAACTTTCTCAAAATTTAGGGTTGCCATATATCGCACCCTTAACTTTATATCTAGTTCCGCGCTACTGGGTTGTCTGGTTATGTGGGGGGAAAATGGTGTGCAGTTATCATCAGCCTTGGATGGTTCCATATTTTCAGCTGTCAAAGTACTCAATTAAAGGTGCTTAATTGATACTgttgtgtttttaaaacaaaactgattttatttctttttaatttaaaaacgaTATTTTAGTTaatatctattttgatttgaaatcaaagtaaaaatcaTTATTGCATTTAATTCACTAATTAAAAGCACAGCTGCTTATaggatccatttttttttaatataaataaaaaccttttccatcatttttttctaattacaaataccaaatatgctggtattttttataattctatttcaaagttttttttatacaatttattaattttatttaaatggtgtgtgtgtataaatacCCTATTCAACCTCCTTTTTTTGACGTAAGAATTACtactcttataaaaaatatattcacatgttatgtaaatattttaagaagtcTTAAACCATTTAATATAAGtgaaatgtatttatttaaatatttttagtacaATCTTCATTtcgtattttaaaagtatagcAATATATAGACAGTATTCAtaaacacaacacaataactAATTATTAAATACTACTTTTATTCTATAATACAGCATCAAATAGCATaacacaacacaataataatAGCATAACACAGCATCATTAATTAGTTCATTAATTAGGCATTAACAATAGAGtttgatcttcttcttcatggcatATATATTGGCGTTGAAAAACCTTTCCTATCTAATATTTCATATTACAGAATCGACTCCGCCATCATTAACACATTACCATTGGAAGATCAGTCATCcttattctttaaatatttaaatgtcattttatttaaacCCCCTCTCCCTCGCACACGCACGCACGTACATATGGAATCGAAACTTAGTGAATTAAATCCGTGGCGGGAGAGTGCTGATCAGTACTTGCTCTGGCTAGAGTCGGGCTTGATCATATGGAGAATTCTTTAAGTCGTTAATTTTGCAGCTGATATATGAAGATTTTGAGAGCCTTATACTAGCCAGTGCTTGTGAAGAGCCAAAACAACCAAGTTACTTTTTATTGACGATGCGAGAAGCTACCTTTTGGTTTGGCTTGAGGAAATGATTAATTTGATCTCCTTCAATGATCAGCGCCAGGACCAAATGTATATGGATATTAATGGCCTCCCTCAACAAATCCAAGATCTTGATTACTAATTTACAATAGCTAGATCCTGGCTAATTTCTTGGACTTCATACCAGACTGCTTTTGTTTGGAAAAACATACAAGTAGACTCCGTTCCTTACCCATTATTTGATGCTTTGTCATTCTCCACCCTGAACAGGAAGTGGGTGCGCATCCAGCCTGCACCAGAAAGGCGCAATTTGCAGCACTGTCATTGGTAAGAAAAGGAGGTTGCGTATAACACAGGAAAAACTGGATCATTACTTACGGTCTAGCCGCTCATCAAGTCTTCATGCTTTCACATTACTATATACCAATTCAAATTTGACCCGCCAGTATGCTATGCTTTGTGTTTCCGCTTGTCTGGATCAACGGAAATGTCAAGTTCTCTCCTATATATATAACCTGACTCAAATATCGTAATCGTCCTTTTCCTTCATAAGTTTTTCTTTGGTTCAAATGACATCACGTTAATTAGCCCAATATTGGCAGATGatcaacttaataaaaaaaagaggatacaGATAACTTCATTCCAGAAAATGAACTAGCAGACAAGCATCTGCTTCTTACTTGTGGATATGGCAGCGCAGCTACTTTGTTGCTAGATTACTTGATAACAGGAGTTAGGCATTCCTGCAAAGTAACATACATTTTCCTGGCTTTGTCAGTAATAGAAATATTtgcaaacaaattaatatttcagTGGGCACTCTTGGCCTCGACGTTCTGTCTAGAATCAGTCAGAAGAAAAGTCTTGGAAGTATTTATAGTCCCAAATCCTCCCTGAAAGTCAACTTCAGCTGCATGAAGTAGCTGAACTGCTATTCTCAGAACAAACTTTCCTTTCCTCTTAATCATCACTGCAACTATGGTTTCAAGATCTCAGCTGTTTCCGTCTTAGGGGCGTGTAATAGTAAGACGCAGAaggtaaaactaaaatttaaacctAACATGCAACGCCATTAAGTCTTTGGTATCATCGTGATGATGACATATGGAGGCGCGCAGGTGGTTAAGTTAAATTTGAATCCTTTAGCCTTGGGCTGGGTTGTGTTTAACTTTATTAGCTTTAACTTTTTGATGGGCTTCTTTGTTTGGGAATGCccacttttattatttttcattcagaCTTGAGCCCAGtccatattaaaatgattaattacGCACTCCACCAagtacattaattaattaacaaaacacgGTGAGTTACTGTAACCACATTAACgaaacactttttttattttatatctgttAATATTAGATTGTGTTTGAGaattgttaattataatttatttttattagtttatatactggttttatgagaaaaaaaaattaattataacttttaacattaaatttattagaagtgaaattttataatttttataatttattttttataaatttatcatgatttGATAACAGAATCTTGTGTTTAATAGGTTAACCTAAATtgattcaatcatttttttttttgctgtgttttctaattaattttttttaattttattatttaattttgaattaattgaaaattgagtttcatgattatttttttttatatgaaattattatgaTCTCATTACTAGGATCACGAGTTAGgcatgttgattttgttttctttgttctgttttaattgattttttttaattttatcctttaattttttttatttgctctcTACGAAGTTATTCTATTCTTATGATCTGAATTATTGGTTTGGTAAGTTAACCATTattgactcgagttgtttttttattatttttatttaatattttgttgattataaattaatttttataatttattttctataaaattattacaaCGAAAGTAAAAAACTTAACAAGATAATTTGGGTTGAAAACATATTATGttgttaatatttgaaaaaaatacatgttaataacGCATGtacattgtttttatgttaaaaaaaataaaattgatggaaCACCAGCCAATGGTCTAGTTCTTCGCTATTACCgcttgtttgtttcttttatacGCAGCACATTCACACCCTCGTGCAACCATCAGCCATCATTTTTCGCCCCTAAGATTGCCACGTGGACACATTGCACACACCTCACGTGCTCTTTTTGGGTCGAGCTTCATTTATTAACGAAGagatctttttctttcattctttataTTTGGTATACCACATCATTTCTTGTGTAAGGCCATCACCTTCTCTTTCTTAAATTTCTCCTCGCTCTCTTGGCATAAGGTTAGTTCTTTTGTTGGACTCCATCGAAACTTgccttctaattttatttttccttttcttagttTCTGGgcttagagtttttttttttttggtataaaatttcaattttcttgttgagCTCCATCAGAACTCGGATCTCTTTGAGCTCTGCTATCGATTATTAAATCTGAGACATAAGTTCTTGGGCTCTATCAGATTGGAATCTACAGCCTTGGGCTAGCCAGGTCGTGTTTAACTTCTAGGCGTCCTAGCATGGTAGTGTCCACTTTCTTTATTTCCCTTTTATTGTTGGGTTAATCTACAGTAGAATAGTTAATAACCTTGGTATTTATGGCGTTTCACTTATATCGTGCTTATACctcttccttccttctttctttctttcaatatgGTACATTTATACCCCAacagtttatttgttttttacacaAGTTCCCAATTGATCCATGTTGTATTTGGAATTAGAATACGTTGGCCCTGGCTGTTGGGGAGGCTTAGTTTATAACAAGTCTGAGGCTCTGAGGACAAGTGTTCAGGTCCGAGAGTTGCGACGGTTGATGCGCAGTCACTTAATGAtggatttgaagaagaaaaacataagctGTTCGATCCCAAAAAGAAATCTCTCTCATAAAATATACAATGAATGGCACTACAGTGGTGAATGAAGTGCCATGAAGTCTTCATGTCGTGCTTTTAGTCCTCCCTTCTGTGACTAAAAGCACGACATGAAGACTTGTGTAATAGCATCCATCCTGATAATTGATGTATAGCATGGTTTGCTATCAATGAAGGATTTAAACAAAACTACACGTGTGTTGTTTgcaatttagaaaataaaggtAAAGGTCATAATATTCTATTATTTACATGTTCAGTCGCCAAAAGAGTTACAGGGAAGGTCTGGGGATGATGACTGTGCAGAATTAATCTAGATGGGTGAAAAGCGACTCGCTAAAGAGTGTCTTCCTTCTTATTGTTCTTAGTCCTTACAATGGCATGACGTGCTGGCATTTACACTGCCTGGAAAGATaagaatacacacacacacacacacacacacacaaacccTTATAATGCTCAATTCCTTGGTGTAACTGCTCTAGTGAGATTGACCATTCATGCCCGTTCAGCTTAGGCTTTGGAATTCAAAAGCTGATACAGGAAGTTGCTCAAGCTCCAGGATTTTCTAATCTGTGCAGCAGCTGCCAGTTTTGCAGTTAGCGTTTGTTCTGGTTTGCAGTTTTTGCAATGTTGAAGCCTGTCAGTTCTTTGGCTTggttttaattgtttatattatatttactcCATTTTTATAGCTTTATTGTAGGGTAACTCGGTGAGATCCTACCTTATTTCTCTTTTGATTATCTcaccttgcataatattttctcaagttCTTTTTTCCCGTGATAAAACCATATTCCTTTCCTAGCATTTCATATTGTACATGAAAGGCAGATCAGGCAACAATTCTTGTTTCAACCTACTTGAAAATAAAGATAAGGTAAAATTCTATTGCTATCACCATCCATCATCTACTACCCAGGTTCGGGGCAACTTATTGTCGTTTCCAAACACACATACTTTGTATAAAACATCTATATCTCCCCCGGCCCCTCCTCTATTCCAGTTCAAAAGTTCCGCAAATCCAACCTGTCCCTTTAAAATCTATGAAAGGAAACCTAAAAATAACGGTCACCTGCTCATTTTCCCGCCCCCAAAGAAGACTCCATATccttaaaaaatgaataagcTCTTTCAATTTCGCCAtgaatatctttctttttccattaaaagCTGTTATAAAAACCCTAAGTTTCTTCTACCCATTTCACATTTGCACAGCTTCTCCAAAACCCAGGATCTAGACTTCATTTTCGAGGAGGTAGAAGTCCTCGATTCTTCAAAAcccacaaaccaaaaaaaccaacttCCATCAAAAACTAACGAACCGTCCGATGACAGCCACCCCAGTGAACGAATGGAATCGACGGTTCAGATTTCCCATCCCTGGCCTGAATGGGTGGATTTGATGGAATTGCTGTTAAAGAGAGGGTACTTTGAAGCTGGTGGAAACCCAGTTGGAAACAAGGAACTGGGTTCCAAGGACGCGAGTTGTATTAGAACCGCGTGCCTTAATTTTGCACGGGATCGGTTTGGACTTATAAGGTATCCGAGATTAATTTGTGGGTGAATGATTTTGCCTCTAACTTTTGAtatttgcttattttatttatttatttatttatttatagagtaGTTTCAGTTCCAGCTTTGATATTAAGCaacttgattatatttttctgTGATTATTGTTTCTAATATGCATGCCACctgtttgatattttgttaatgtGAGAGAAATAGCCTCTCTTTCTCATGCTACTTTTGCTGCCAGGTACTTCTCGAGGAAAGATATTGGGGTTATTGCAGGATGCGGCTGCCCTAGCATAGATAGAAAAGTTGTGAACTCTGGGAAACGTTTAAGAGCACATGTGGGCATCAACGAAGGACATGTATGTACTAAACTTTTTCTCCCGAAAAGAATTTTATAgtaaaagaaatcttttctttttattttttcaatgtttcttGGCAAATTTTCTAGATCGATCAGTAAGGGATGCCTCTGTTTATTGGTAATCTTCGTAGGTTTGCAGCTCCTGCAACTTAAGGGGAGACTGTGAAAGGGCATATGTCAAAGCACGAGAAGATGAAGGTGGGCGAACTGTGGATGTCATGCGTATTCTACTGACATATGGGCTCGATTATGTTTCCGGTACAGTGGAGAATAAGCCATGTCAAAAGAACAAAATGGTTAAAGAATCAGTGAGAAGGCTGCTGAAGGAGTTGGTGGGCCTTAGCAATGACGAACTTGTCTCTGACCTCCCTAATGGCAAACCCTTGAAAAGGGGTCTCCCTTTACCAAATAATTCGACTACACAAGATAAAGGCCCAATAAATGTTCCAATGAAGCCTGGCGATTGGCTTTGCCCTGAGTAATTTATGATTTGATCTTTTGGCATTTTGAATTTCGAGGCATCTATAGTTTTTTGTCTTCAAGTGGCTAACCTTCCTTCTATATATTGTTTGTTAGATGCAACTTCCTCAATTTTGCCAGAAATGTTAGATGTCTGCGGTGTGATGGATTGCACCATGAAAGGCTAAAGCATCTATGCGAGGATCAGGATCATCTTCCATTAAAGAAAGGAGACTGGATTTGTGCAATGTAAGGATTCTTAGATTTATTGGTATTCTATTACTCGAGGCTCTGCTTTTCCGTTGACTTTTTATTCCTTCAGATGTAATTTCTTGAACTTTGCCAAGAATACAAGATGTCTGCAATGCAAAGAGAAGCCTCCAAAGCGGCACCTTAATCCTGGGGAGTGGGAATGTGAATCGTGGGTTATTTCCACTTGcaatttttctagatttataaATATGCATACTTAACGTAGTTACTCTCTATTGTTCTATCACAAccatactatatatatatatatatattgtgcaGGTGCAACTACATCAATTTCAGAAGAAACATGGTATGCTTGAAATGTGATCATAGAAGGCCAAAGGCATCAAATTGTTTAAAGTCATCTACTGAGCTTGAACATGGCAAGGGAGGTAATCCTGAGCAGAGTAGATTGAAGTTTCTTCACAGTGGAAATGAAGCCGCTGATCATAATTTTGTAGGAGTGCATGGAACACATCACAACAGAGGTGCAGACGTGTGGAGATTTgtggaagaagaaagagaagataaTCATTCAATTTCATCGAATGAGGGTGTGAGATTTGTAGATTTCCCTATTGCGGGAGGAAAGAGCAGTTTGTCTCAAAATGcccaaaaaagagagagatggaaGCTAGAAATGTTGGAGAGGAGCAAAGGTGGTGTGCATGTGGAAGAAGATGAAAAGGAATTTGAATATGCCAACACTCAAAGAAGATTCAAGTACCTTGAATCTACTGATGATGAAGATATGGCTGAATGGTTTGGACATGGAGGGAAAAAGGAAACATGATGTTCTGGAACTGAATCTGAGAAAATTCTTGATTGAGAAA includes:
- the LOC7462679 gene encoding uncharacterized protein LOC7462679 isoform X2 — protein: MNKLFQFRHEYLSFSIKSCYKNPKFLLPISHLHSFSKTQDLDFIFEEVEVLDSSKPTNQKNQLPSKTNEPSDDSHPSERMESTVQISHPWPEWVDLMELLLKRGYFEAGGNPVGNKELGSKDASCIRTACLNFARDRFGLIRYFSRKDIGVIAGCGCPSIDRKVVNSGKRLRAHVGINEGHVCSSCNLRGDCERAYVKAREDEGGRTVDVMRILLTYGLDYVSGTVENKPCQKNKMVKESVRRLLKELVGLSNDELVSDLPNGKPLKRGLPLPNNSTTQDKGPINVPMKPGDWLCPECNFLNFARNVRCLRCDGLHHERLKHLCEDQDHLPLKKGDWICAICNFLNFAKNTRCLQCKEKPPKRHLNPGEWECESCNYINFRRNMVCLKCDHRRPKASNCLKSSTELEHGKGGVHGTHHNRGADVWRFVEEEREDNHSISSNEGVRFVDFPIAGGKSSLSQNAQKRERWKLEMLERSKGGVHVEEDEKEFEYANTQRRFKYLESTDDEDMAEWFGHGGKKET
- the LOC7462679 gene encoding uncharacterized protein LOC7462679 isoform X3, which produces MNKLFQFRHEYLSFSIKSCYKNPKFLLPISHLHSFSKTQDLDFIFEEVEVLDSSKPTNQKNQLPSKTNEPSDDSHPSERMESTVQISHPWPEWVDLMELLLKRGYFEAGGNPVGNKELGSKDASCIRTACLNFARDRFGLIRYFSRKDIGVIAGCGCPSIDRKVVNSGKRLRAHVGINEGHVCSSCNLRGDCERAYVKAREDEGGRTVDVMRILLTYGLDYVSGTVENKPCQKNKMVKESVRRLLKELVGLSNDELVSDLPNGKPLKRGLPLPNNSTTQDKGPINVPMKPGDWLCPECNFLNFARNVRCLRCDGLHHERLKHLCEDQDHLPLKKGDWICAMCNYINFRRNMVCLKCDHRRPKASNCLKSSTELEHGKGGNPEQSRLKFLHSGNEAADHNFVGVHGTHHNRGADVWRFVEEEREDNHSISSNEGVRFVDFPIAGGKSSLSQNAQKRERWKLEMLERSKGGVHVEEDEKEFEYANTQRRFKYLESTDDEDMAEWFGHGGKKET
- the LOC7462679 gene encoding uncharacterized protein LOC7462679 isoform X1, whose translation is MNKLFQFRHEYLSFSIKSCYKNPKFLLPISHLHSFSKTQDLDFIFEEVEVLDSSKPTNQKNQLPSKTNEPSDDSHPSERMESTVQISHPWPEWVDLMELLLKRGYFEAGGNPVGNKELGSKDASCIRTACLNFARDRFGLIRYFSRKDIGVIAGCGCPSIDRKVVNSGKRLRAHVGINEGHVCSSCNLRGDCERAYVKAREDEGGRTVDVMRILLTYGLDYVSGTVENKPCQKNKMVKESVRRLLKELVGLSNDELVSDLPNGKPLKRGLPLPNNSTTQDKGPINVPMKPGDWLCPECNFLNFARNVRCLRCDGLHHERLKHLCEDQDHLPLKKGDWICAICNFLNFAKNTRCLQCKEKPPKRHLNPGEWECESCNYINFRRNMVCLKCDHRRPKASNCLKSSTELEHGKGGNPEQSRLKFLHSGNEAADHNFVGVHGTHHNRGADVWRFVEEEREDNHSISSNEGVRFVDFPIAGGKSSLSQNAQKRERWKLEMLERSKGGVHVEEDEKEFEYANTQRRFKYLESTDDEDMAEWFGHGGKKET
- the LOC7462678 gene encoding nudix hydrolase 17, mitochondrial, with product MACLVARSGRELQRYDNLGRRQVVGCIPYRFKNCSDGSVGDELEVLVITSQKGQARGMMFPKGGWELDESVEEAASRESLEEAGVLGNVEDGLGKWNFLSKRHGTFYEGYMFPLLVTKQLDLWPEKNVRQRIWMTVDEAREVCRHWWMKEALDMLVERHKSLQQQNEEHMLSCSLR
- the LOC7462679 gene encoding zinc finger protein VAR3, chloroplastic isoform X4 → MNKLFQFRHEYLSFSIKSCYKNPKFLLPISHLHSFSKTQDLDFIFEEVEVLDSSKPTNQKNQLPSKTNEPSDDSHPSERMESTVQISHPWPEWVDLMELLLKRGYFEAGGNPVGNKELGSKDASCIRTACLNFARDRFGLIRYFSRKDIGVIAGCGCPSIDRKVVNSGKRLRAHVGINEGHVCSSCNLRGDCERAYVKAREDEGGRTVDVMRILLTYGLDYVSGTVENKPCQKNKMVKESVRRLLKELVGLSNDELVSDLPNGKPLKRGLPLPNNSTTQDKGPINVPMKPGDWLCPECNFLNFARNVRCLRCDGLHHERLKHLCEDQDHLPLKKGDWICAMCNYINFRRNMVCLKCDHRRPKASNCLKSSTELEHGKGGVHGTHHNRGADVWRFVEEEREDNHSISSNEGVRFVDFPIAGGKSSLSQNAQKRERWKLEMLERSKGGVHVEEDEKEFEYANTQRRFKYLESTDDEDMAEWFGHGGKKET